The proteins below are encoded in one region of Pacificitalea manganoxidans:
- a CDS encoding GIY-YIG nuclease family protein, translated as MIKNYGLFWRRDSVHWNYGGGRADEPGHLKGVRNVERQALVVDFREQAGIYCLYDDNFRLLYVGQAGFGNATLFGRLKIHTQKNLAERWTKFSWFGLKGYEATESSVSHLRNAKFKKMEISEVLNSLEGILIVGAEPPLNRQGPKFGTAEKFSQYFDGDNVYPPITEMVQEIYDHTVPDEEE; from the coding sequence ATGATCAAGAACTACGGGCTATTCTGGAGAAGAGACAGTGTCCACTGGAATTATGGTGGAGGCCGGGCAGACGAACCGGGCCATCTGAAAGGTGTTCGGAATGTTGAGCGCCAAGCATTGGTTGTCGATTTCAGAGAGCAGGCCGGGATCTACTGCCTATACGACGATAACTTCAGATTACTATACGTGGGGCAGGCGGGATTCGGAAACGCGACGCTATTTGGCAGATTAAAGATTCATACTCAGAAAAATTTGGCCGAGCGTTGGACCAAATTCTCCTGGTTTGGCCTTAAAGGTTATGAGGCCACTGAGAGTTCCGTTTCTCACCTGAGGAATGCGAAATTCAAAAAAATGGAAATATCTGAGGTCCTGAACAGCCTTGAGGGGATCCTTATCGTGGGTGCTGAACCTCCGCTCAATCGGCAAGGACCAAAATTCGGTACTGCTGAAAAGTTCTCGCAGTATTTCGACGGCGACAACGTTTATCCGCCTATCACTGAAATGGTTCAGGAAATCTATGACCATACAGTTCCGGACGAGGAAGAATGA
- a CDS encoding site-specific DNA-methyltransferase: MTDKKTQIDPITHDDQRVNIPTPELAPMMDPDDARPIKVAYEQRNPDLDPQLIWRGKDIDQTEITVDAPPIYLQEQVHPKAIIEDLRAGGQRNGQGGGADLFDHFGITDDDREAEIEFYRHQKKWSNRMILGDGLQVMASLAEREGLKGQVQAIYIDPPYGIKFNSNFQWSTASRSVEDGKLEHLTREPEQVKAFRDTWRDGIHSYLQYLRDRLVVARELLTESGSCFVQIGDENVHRVRALMDEVFGEDNFVSLITVTKTGGQTSRYLAGVADYVVWFAKNADNAKFRRPLQVKEFGGDGAAKYRLIEFPDGHRLHVSQVPDFDPGSQEFRVFRKDTITSPKPPGNYPVRMGGIRFNPGSNFWKTSETGMERLLKARRLEQEGKRVAYVRYLNDYGAFERGNVWNDLGGIQSRSDPKIYVVQSSSSLIQRCLLMTTDPGDLVLDPTCGSGTTAYVAEQWGRRWITIDTSRVALALARARIMGAKYPWYLLKDSDAGQKKEAEVTRSAPSTADTYNDIRHGFVYQRVPHITLKSIANNTEIDTIWEAMQPAVEEARAALNAALHGHPTPFEVETGGRKGKKIDFTASGEVELPSGEMAPTNGFMEWEIPREAPDGWPDAAKTALQDFWKARIARQKEIDASIAAKADHEYLYDKPYEDKKRVRVAGPFTVESLSPHRTQAVNEQGELIDEADAASGKRRAGEQEAENYRTAILENLSKAGVQQAGREDRIDFTSLSAWPGEWLAAEGRYMEGETERRAGILIGPEYGTLQRADLVAAAREAADAGFDLVIACAFNFDAHTAEFHKLGRITVLQARMNADLHMAGDLKAGGGNLFVVFGEPDIEIVEEGDKLRVRLLGVDIFRPATGEVSSSDPDEIACWFIDTDYDEQSFFVRHAYFPGAEIPYKQLKTTLKAEIDEEAWQSLKRTESRAFARPKSGRIAVKVINHLGDEVMKVIGV; the protein is encoded by the coding sequence ATGACCGACAAGAAAACCCAGATCGACCCCATCACCCACGACGACCAGCGCGTGAACATCCCCACGCCGGAACTCGCGCCCATGATGGACCCGGACGATGCCCGGCCCATCAAGGTCGCATACGAACAGCGCAACCCGGATCTCGACCCGCAGCTGATCTGGCGCGGCAAGGACATCGACCAGACCGAGATCACCGTCGACGCGCCGCCGATCTACCTGCAGGAACAGGTCCACCCCAAGGCGATCATCGAGGATCTGAGGGCAGGAGGGCAGCGCAACGGGCAGGGCGGCGGCGCGGACCTCTTCGACCATTTCGGCATCACCGACGACGACCGTGAGGCGGAGATCGAGTTCTACCGCCACCAGAAGAAATGGTCGAACCGGATGATCCTGGGCGACGGGCTGCAGGTCATGGCGAGCCTGGCCGAGCGCGAGGGGCTGAAGGGGCAGGTGCAGGCGATCTATATCGACCCGCCCTATGGCATCAAGTTCAACTCCAACTTCCAGTGGTCCACCGCCTCGCGCAGCGTTGAGGACGGCAAGTTGGAGCACCTGACCCGCGAGCCCGAGCAGGTGAAGGCCTTTCGCGATACCTGGCGCGACGGCATCCATTCCTACCTGCAATACCTGCGCGACCGGTTGGTTGTGGCGCGCGAATTGCTGACCGAGAGCGGATCCTGCTTCGTCCAGATCGGAGACGAGAACGTCCATCGGGTGCGGGCGCTGATGGATGAGGTGTTTGGAGAAGACAACTTTGTTTCTTTGATCACCGTCACAAAGACTGGAGGGCAAACCTCACGATATCTTGCCGGGGTCGCTGACTACGTGGTCTGGTTTGCAAAGAATGCCGACAACGCGAAATTCCGCAGGCCGCTCCAAGTTAAGGAGTTCGGTGGAGACGGCGCGGCCAAGTATCGTCTGATCGAGTTTCCTGATGGACACCGTCTCCATGTCTCCCAAGTCCCTGATTTCGATCCCGGATCGCAAGAGTTTCGGGTATTCAGGAAAGACACAATTACCAGTCCCAAGCCGCCGGGCAACTACCCTGTTCGAATGGGAGGCATCCGTTTTAATCCTGGAAGCAACTTCTGGAAAACCAGTGAGACAGGGATGGAACGCCTCTTGAAGGCCCGGAGGTTAGAGCAAGAGGGGAAGCGTGTTGCATACGTTCGATACCTTAACGACTATGGCGCATTTGAACGCGGGAACGTTTGGAATGATCTTGGAGGCATCCAGAGTCGAAGCGACCCAAAAATCTACGTGGTTCAAAGCAGTAGTTCGCTAATTCAACGCTGCCTCCTCATGACCACCGACCCCGGTGACCTCGTGCTCGATCCCACCTGCGGCTCCGGCACCACAGCCTATGTGGCCGAGCAATGGGGGCGGCGCTGGATCACCATCGACACCTCCCGCGTGGCCCTCGCGCTCGCCCGCGCGCGGATCATGGGCGCGAAATACCCCTGGTATCTGCTCAAGGATTCCGATGCAGGCCAGAAGAAGGAGGCCGAGGTCACCCGCTCCGCCCCCTCGACCGCCGACACCTACAACGATATCCGCCACGGCTTCGTCTACCAGCGCGTGCCGCACATCACGCTGAAGAGCATCGCCAACAACACCGAGATCGACACGATCTGGGAGGCGATGCAGCCCGCCGTCGAGGAGGCCCGCGCCGCGCTCAACGCTGCCCTCCATGGCCACCCCACACCCTTCGAGGTCGAAACCGGCGGCCGCAAGGGCAAGAAGATCGACTTCACCGCCTCGGGGGAGGTTGAGTTGCCCAGCGGAGAGATGGCCCCGACGAACGGCTTCATGGAATGGGAGATCCCGCGTGAGGCGCCGGACGGTTGGCCCGACGCGGCCAAGACGGCGCTGCAAGACTTCTGGAAGGCGCGCATCGCCCGCCAGAAGGAGATTGACGCCAGCATCGCCGCCAAGGCCGATCACGAATACCTCTACGACAAGCCCTACGAGGACAAGAAGCGCGTCCGCGTCGCGGGGCCCTTCACCGTCGAGTCGCTCTCGCCGCACCGCACCCAGGCGGTCAACGAACAGGGCGAGCTGATCGACGAAGCCGACGCCGCCAGCGGCAAGCGCAGGGCAGGGGAGCAGGAGGCAGAGAACTACCGCACCGCGATCCTCGAAAACCTGTCCAAGGCCGGCGTCCAGCAGGCCGGACGCGAGGATCGCATCGATTTCACCTCGCTCTCCGCCTGGCCCGGGGAATGGCTCGCCGCCGAGGGCCGCTACATGGAGGGCGAGACCGAGCGTCGCGCCGGCATCCTCATCGGCCCCGAATACGGCACCCTCCAGCGCGCCGACCTCGTGGCCGCCGCGCGCGAGGCGGCGGATGCCGGGTTCGACCTGGTGATCGCCTGCGCCTTCAACTTCGACGCGCACACGGCCGAGTTCCACAAGCTGGGGCGCATCACCGTCCTACAGGCCCGGATGAACGCCGACCTGCACATGGCGGGAGACCTGAAGGCGGGCGGCGGCAACCTCTTCGTGGTCTTCGGCGAGCCGGACATCGAGATCGTCGAAGAGGGCGACAAGCTGCGCGTGCGTCTCCTGGGCGTCGACATCTTCCGCCCCGCCACGGGCGAGGTGTCGTCCTCGGACCCTGACGAAATCGCCTGTTGGTTCATCGACACGGATTACGACGAGCAGAGCTTCTTCGTTCGCCACGCGTATTTCCCGGGGGCAGAGATCCCTTACAAGCAGCTCAAGACGACGCTGAAGGCGGAGATCGACGAGGAGGCCTGGCAGAGCCTGAAACGGACGGAGTCCCGGGCGTTCGCACGGCCGAAATCTGGGCGGATCGCGGTGAAGGTGATCAACCACCTCGGGGACGAAGTGATGAAGGTGATCGGGGTATGA
- a CDS encoding 3'-5' exonuclease — protein sequence MTFRIADTFSDALTKLSGQEQKAAKTAAFDAQMNPDNPGLQMHRVDRAKDPHFWTARVNRDVRLVLHKKDGATLLAWVGHHDDAYRWAERRRIDVHPKTGAAQIVEIRETVEDVIIQRYVEEAVKKPRLFADEDDDTLLSWGVPQDWLETVRDATEDTVLDIAGHLPAEAGEALLQAATGERPAPAPHAEDPYEHPDAARRFRLTTTEADLAAALEAPWERWAVWLHPAQKEFVDRDFNGPARVIGSAGTGKTVVALHRAARLAREDAAAHILLTTFNRRLADGLSAKLPMLLPDTAVRGRVTTRALGELAHNLYVEAFGPVEEATSDDVAKALADAAAAADVSVDPGFLQDEWRLVVDAWAVVDRDAYRDLPRLGRLTRMAASRRDALWDVFSDARAALEGQGKRTHAQMLHALAGQYRGGAPRPFTHAVVDEAQDISVPELHFLAAIAGERPNGLFFAGDIGQRIFRAPFPWKAAGVDVRGRSRSLKVNYRTSQQIRSQSDRLLPLSLTEADGNEDRRTGVVSLFDGPTPEIAEFPDVDAEIKALAGWLAGLAEEDFTEREVALLVRSEDELPRAKAARDTFRSLTGGDERPEIRVMHDAKGAEYRAVAVMACDEDVIPKEDRLLEARDEAMIEEIMATERHLLYVATTRARERLWVSGAGRVSEFLEDLL from the coding sequence ATGACCTTCCGTATCGCCGACACCTTCTCCGACGCGCTCACGAAGCTCTCAGGCCAGGAACAGAAGGCCGCGAAGACCGCGGCCTTCGACGCGCAGATGAACCCCGACAACCCGGGCCTCCAGATGCACCGCGTCGACCGGGCCAAGGACCCGCATTTCTGGACCGCGCGGGTGAATCGCGATGTTCGACTCGTCCTGCACAAGAAGGACGGCGCCACGCTACTTGCGTGGGTCGGCCACCATGATGACGCCTACCGCTGGGCCGAGCGGCGCCGGATCGACGTGCATCCGAAAACGGGTGCGGCGCAGATCGTCGAGATCCGAGAGACGGTCGAAGACGTGATCATCCAACGCTACGTCGAGGAAGCGGTCAAGAAACCTCGTCTCTTCGCCGACGAGGACGATGACACGCTGCTGTCTTGGGGCGTGCCCCAGGATTGGCTGGAAACGGTGCGCGATGCCACCGAGGATACGGTGCTGGACATCGCGGGCCACCTTCCCGCAGAGGCCGGCGAGGCGCTATTGCAGGCAGCCACGGGCGAGCGTCCAGCGCCCGCACCGCACGCCGAGGATCCCTACGAACATCCTGATGCCGCGCGGCGTTTTCGCCTCACGACCACTGAGGCCGATCTGGCCGCCGCGCTCGAGGCGCCTTGGGAGCGATGGGCTGTCTGGCTGCACCCGGCCCAGAAGGAATTCGTGGACCGGGACTTCAATGGCCCGGCCCGGGTGATCGGCTCGGCCGGGACCGGCAAGACGGTCGTTGCCTTGCACAGGGCGGCCCGGCTGGCCCGCGAAGATGCTGCGGCACACATCTTGCTCACTACCTTCAATCGGCGGCTGGCCGATGGCCTTTCGGCGAAACTGCCCATGCTTCTGCCGGATACGGCAGTTAGAGGCCGTGTAACGACCCGCGCGTTGGGGGAACTGGCACACAATCTTTATGTCGAAGCCTTCGGCCCGGTCGAGGAGGCAACATCCGATGATGTCGCCAAGGCCTTGGCTGACGCCGCCGCGGCGGCAGATGTGAGCGTGGACCCTGGATTCTTGCAGGACGAATGGCGTCTCGTTGTCGACGCCTGGGCGGTGGTCGACCGCGATGCATACCGAGATCTGCCGCGCCTCGGCCGGCTCACGCGCATGGCGGCCTCACGCCGGGATGCGCTGTGGGACGTCTTCTCCGATGCGCGCGCCGCGCTTGAGGGCCAGGGCAAGCGAACCCACGCCCAGATGCTTCACGCTCTCGCGGGGCAGTATCGTGGAGGTGCGCCGCGGCCGTTTACCCATGCGGTCGTGGACGAGGCACAAGACATTTCTGTGCCGGAACTGCATTTTCTGGCTGCCATTGCCGGAGAGCGGCCGAACGGCCTGTTCTTCGCCGGCGACATCGGCCAGCGAATCTTTCGTGCGCCATTCCCCTGGAAGGCTGCCGGGGTAGATGTGCGGGGACGATCGCGCAGCCTGAAGGTCAACTATCGAACATCGCAACAGATCCGTAGCCAGTCCGACCGGCTGCTGCCCCTCAGCTTGACTGAGGCAGACGGCAACGAGGATCGGCGCACTGGCGTCGTGTCGCTATTCGATGGCCCGACACCGGAAATCGCCGAATTCCCGGATGTTGATGCAGAGATCAAGGCTCTCGCCGGCTGGCTCGCCGGCTTGGCTGAGGAGGATTTCACAGAGCGGGAGGTTGCGCTCTTGGTTCGAAGCGAGGACGAGCTTCCCCGTGCGAAGGCCGCCCGGGACACCTTCCGATCGCTGACTGGCGGCGATGAACGACCGGAAATTCGCGTTATGCACGATGCGAAGGGGGCCGAGTATCGCGCCGTCGCAGTCATGGCATGCGACGAAGATGTGATCCCCAAGGAAGATCGCCTTCTCGAAGCGCGAGATGAGGCGATGATCGAGGAAATCATGGCGACGGAACGCCATCTTCTTTATGTCGCCACCACCCGGGCGAGGGAGCGTTTGTGGGTTTCCGGTGCAGGCCGCGTCTCCGAATTCCTCGAGGACCTCCTCTGA